AAGCTCAAGGGCATGAAGCAGGAAGATCAGGAGTAATCATGCGCATTCTCGCTGTGGGTGGAACCGGAACCGTCGGCAAGGCCGCCCTCAGCGACCTGCGCAAGCGCCATGACATCGTCACCGCGGGTCGCACCACCGGTGATGTGAAGGTCGATGTCATGGACGAGGCCTCCATCGAGGCCATGTTCAAGGCCTTGGGCCCTGTCGACGCGGTGGTCACGACCACCGGCCACGGCCACTTCGGACCCGTTGCCGACATGACCCCGCAGCAGTTCCGCAAGGGCGTGGAAGACAAGCTCATGGGCCAGATCAATGTGGCCCTGATCGCCATCCGCCACGTGAAGGATGGTGGTTCGATCACCATCACCAGCGGCGTCACCAACCGCGATTTCATTCGCAAGGGCGCCAACGCCGCGTCCATGAACGGTGCGCTGGACGACTTCGTGCGCGCCGCTGCGATTGAAATGCCGCGCGGCATTCGCATCAACTGCGTGAGCCCGGGCCTACTGGAAGAATCGGCTGTGAAGTACGACGGCTTCTTCCCCGGCCATGTTCCCGTCACGTCGGCCCGCGTCGGCATCGCCTTCACCAAATGCGTGGAAGGCGCCATCAACGGCCAGGTGGTGACGGTCGACTAACCGCCCGCCGCCTGCCCCCCGCGCATCACTCCGGCACCGGCACCGTATAGTTCAGCGGCATGCGCGCGCCATCGACGTAGATGATCTGACCCGACACATAGCTTGCATCGTCGGAAGCGAGGAACGTCGCAACGCTCGCCACTTCCGAAGGCTCGCCCGGACGCCCCAGCGGTGTGCGCGACATGGCGCGCGTATAGGCCGCCTTGTCCTGCAGCGTCGCGGTGAGCATGTCGGTGCGGATCGATCCCGGGCCGATGCCGTTGACGCGGATGCCGTGGGGCGCCAGCGCCAGCGCTGCAACGGCGGTCAGCTGCTTCACGCCACCCTTCGACATGACGTAGGGTGCAATGGCCGGAATGGCGAGCGTGTCGTTGACCGATGACATGTTGACGATGGCGCCCGCCTTGCGGCCCGCCCGCACCTGCTTCACCATTTCGCGCGCCGCCGCCTGCAACATCAGGAACGAGCCCTTGAGGTTGATGTCGAGGACGTGGTCGTAGTCCTCCTCGGTGAGATCCAGGAAATCCTTTGCCAGCGAGACTCCCGCATTGTTGACGAGAATGTCGAGGCTGCCATGGTCGCGCACCACGGCGGCGACCAGCGCATTCACATCCTTCGGCTTGGACACGTCGCAGTGATGATAGTTGGCGCGGATGCGGCTTGCTTCCCTCACGCCCATTTCATCCAGCACGTCGCACATCACCACCCGGGCCCCTTCGGCGACGAAGCGTTCGGCGATGGAAAGGCCGATTCCCTTGGCAGATCCGGTGATGACGGCAATGCGGTCCTTCAGCTTCAATTTCAGCTCCTAATGTCCATGAAAATTGGCCGTCGCCGTCTCCATCAGCACCGACATGAAATGCACATGCCGGGCCCGCGAGAGGGCGCCGAGCGCGGTTCCTACCACATCCTTGGTGGTAAGCCAGCTTGCCGTATCGCGTGCTGCATCCCATTCCTTCGGGTTGAGTGGCGACAGGTCCTCGATGTTCGGCGGATAGAGCGCCGTCACCCGCACGCCCGTGCCGCGGAGTTCTTGCCGCAGGCCGTCCGTCAATCCCGCCTGTCCATGCTTCGACGCGATGTAGGCGATGGATGCGCCTTGCAGCGGCACGTTGCTCATGCCGCTCACCGACACGACATTGACGATGTCGGCAGCGGGAGACGCCTTGAGCAGCGGCAGCAATCCGCGCGTCAGCAGAAGTGTGCCCGTGACGTTGGCGGTGATCGTCTGCTGGATCGCAAATGCATCATGCGAATCCATGGACCCCGACAGCCACATCGCGCCGTTGTTGACGAGAATGTCGAGTGGCTGGTTCTGGTCGCGCCAGGCCTTGGCGAAAAGCGTGACCTGCGAGACATCGGCGAGATCGAGCGCATGATATTCGGGTGCCGTGCCAGTGCGCAGGCGGATCGATTCCGCCAGCGCCGAAAGTGGTTCGATGTTGCGCGCCGTGAGGAAGAGCTTCGCGCCCATGTCGGCGAGGACCACGGCAAAGGCGGCTCCGAGGCCTCGCGCGGCACCCGTGATGAAGACGCGTTTCCCCTTGATCTGATCCATCTCGTCTCCGTTGTGCGGATCAATATGTGTCCGCAGCTTTCACCATGCGCGCGCAGAAGGCGATGATCAAGGCAGCGGCGACGGTGATGAACATCGCCTGCTGGAGGGATGTGAAGTCCGCAACGACGCCGATCAGCGGCGGTCCGGCAAGAAACCCGGAATAGCCGAGCGAGGTGACGGCAGCGATGCCGCGCCCCGGCGCTTCCGGTTCAAGCCGCCCGCCGCCCGCGAACAGGATGGGCGCAACATTGCCGATGCCGACACCCGCAAAAGCAAAAGCTGCAAGTGAGAGGACTGCGTGGGGTGCGAGCAGGGCGGCTGCTGTTCCTGCCGCAGTGAGACCGGCACTCACAGCCACAAGCCGCACCGCGCCGAAATGAAGGCGCAGCCTGTCGCCCGTGAAGCGCGCCACACTCATGCCCGTCTGATAGAAGCCGAAGGCCATGGCAGCGAAGGCAGCATCCACGACGAAGCGTTCGCGCAACATCAGGGCGCCCCAGTCTGCCACGGAGCCTTCAATCATCAGCGCCAGAAAACAGAGAAGGCCTAGCCCGATGGAAGCGCCCGTGGGCCAGGCGAAGTGCGATCCCGACAATCCCCGGTCCAGATGGCTGGGCAAGAGATATTGGCTGCATACGAGCATGGCGATGAACACAGGTCCGCACACGGCGGCGAGTTGCACGGCAGGTCCGGCAGCACCGAGCAGCCATGCCCCGCCGATCGTGCCGATTGCAGCGCCAATGCTGAAGCCGCCATGGAAGCCGGACATCACCGGCCTCCTGAGAGCCCGCTCGATCAGCAAGCCATGGGCATTCATGGCCACGTCCATGGACCCGATGGAAGCCCCCAGCAACACACCGCCCGCAATGAACGGCGGAAGGTCCGGCGCCAGCGATGGTGCCGCCACGG
The nucleotide sequence above comes from Hyphomicrobiales bacterium. Encoded proteins:
- a CDS encoding short chain dehydrogenase codes for the protein MRILAVGGTGTVGKAALSDLRKRHDIVTAGRTTGDVKVDVMDEASIEAMFKALGPVDAVVTTTGHGHFGPVADMTPQQFRKGVEDKLMGQINVALIAIRHVKDGGSITITSGVTNRDFIRKGANAASMNGALDDFVRAAAIEMPRGIRINCVSPGLLEESAVKYDGFFPGHVPVTSARVGIAFTKCVEGAINGQVVTVD
- a CDS encoding SDR family oxidoreductase — translated: MKLKDRIAVITGSAKGIGLSIAERFVAEGARVVMCDVLDEMGVREASRIRANYHHCDVSKPKDVNALVAAVVRDHGSLDILVNNAGVSLAKDFLDLTEEDYDHVLDINLKGSFLMLQAAAREMVKQVRAGRKAGAIVNMSSVNDTLAIPAIAPYVMSKGGVKQLTAVAALALAPHGIRVNGIGPGSIRTDMLTATLQDKAAYTRAMSRTPLGRPGEPSEVASVATFLASDDASYVSGQIIYVDGARMPLNYTVPVPE
- a CDS encoding SDR family NAD(P)-dependent oxidoreductase, giving the protein MDQIKGKRVFITGAARGLGAAFAVVLADMGAKLFLTARNIEPLSALAESIRLRTGTAPEYHALDLADVSQVTLFAKAWRDQNQPLDILVNNGAMWLSGSMDSHDAFAIQQTITANVTGTLLLTRGLLPLLKASPAADIVNVVSVSGMSNVPLQGASIAYIASKHGQAGLTDGLRQELRGTGVRVTALYPPNIEDLSPLNPKEWDAARDTASWLTTKDVVGTALGALSRARHVHFMSVLMETATANFHGH
- a CDS encoding MFS transporter, whose amino-acid sequence is MPPPHASTARFALLAMFVLHGMLFGVWATQIPLAKVRLDVSLTTFGLSLLCVAVGAVVAMPVAGALVNLYGSARLTMITGMMFAASVAAPSLAPDLPPFIAGGVLLGASIGSMDVAMNAHGLLIERALRRPVMSGFHGGFSIGAAIGTIGGAWLLGAAGPAVQLAAVCGPVFIAMLVCSQYLLPSHLDRGLSGSHFAWPTGASIGLGLLCFLALMIEGSVADWGALMLRERFVVDAAFAAMAFGFYQTGMSVARFTGDRLRLHFGAVRLVAVSAGLTAAGTAAALLAPHAVLSLAAFAFAGVGIGNVAPILFAGGGRLEPEAPGRGIAAVTSLGYSGFLAGPPLIGVVADFTSLQQAMFITVAAALIIAFCARMVKAADTY